The Seleniivibrio woodruffii genome window below encodes:
- a CDS encoding ABC transporter permease, protein MLSIIRGSLEFIQNIYKERALVLALSVDDFRQQYLGSYLGLLWALFRPLLFVATIWLVFSVGFKRIGSDHVPFLLYLVCGYAPWVYFADCVNGGMNAVVNNRHLVKKVDFRVSILPLVKIISSFFLHLIFLLIIAAIAIYKGYYPTVYWLQLPFYLFCIFLITLGLGWFTGAIRVFTKDMSQVVSVILQTGFWITPIFWQVSSVPEKYRVFLYINPMVYIVEGYRNTFIYNKWFFADINALLFFLFFALIFLLIGVVTFKKLRPHFAEVL, encoded by the coding sequence TTGTTAAGCATAATCAGGGGTTCTCTGGAATTTATTCAGAATATCTACAAAGAGCGGGCGCTTGTGCTTGCGCTTTCGGTGGACGATTTCCGCCAGCAGTATCTGGGGTCATATCTGGGTCTGCTCTGGGCGCTTTTCCGCCCTCTCCTGTTCGTTGCCACCATCTGGCTGGTTTTTTCCGTGGGCTTCAAGCGGATTGGCAGCGACCATGTGCCGTTCCTGCTCTATCTTGTCTGCGGCTATGCCCCGTGGGTATATTTTGCTGACTGCGTCAACGGCGGAATGAACGCTGTTGTGAACAACAGGCATCTGGTGAAAAAGGTTGACTTCCGTGTGAGTATCCTGCCTCTGGTCAAAATAATTTCGTCTTTCTTTCTGCATCTTATTTTTCTGCTTATCATAGCGGCTATAGCTATTTATAAAGGGTATTACCCCACCGTCTACTGGCTCCAGCTTCCGTTCTATCTGTTCTGTATATTTCTGATAACCCTCGGTCTCGGATGGTTCACAGGAGCTATCCGTGTTTTCACCAAGGACATGAGTCAGGTTGTCAGCGTGATCCTCCAGACGGGATTCTGGATAACCCCCATCTTCTGGCAGGTTTCCTCCGTTCCTGAAAAATACAGAGTGTTCCTTTATATCAATCCCATGGTGTATATCGTTGAAGGTTATAGAAATACCTTCATCTATAATAAATGGTTCTTTGCGGATATAAATGCGCTTTTGTTCTTCCTGTTCTTTGCGCTCATTTTTCTGCTCATCGGTGTTGTCACCTTTAAGAAACTGCGCCCCCATTTTGCGGAGGTGCTGTAG
- a CDS encoding ABC transporter ATP-binding protein, whose amino-acid sequence MSRVTVVRAENIGKVYRLYAKPFDRVLEVFSPTGKPKHKEFHALKGVSLELKRGETLGIIGRNGHGKSTLLKIIAGVIQPTYGTVHKRGRVAAILEVTSGLKPELTGMENIILNLKINGFTGDILKAKSDEVIAFAELKEHINQPVKTYSSGMKSRLGFGIATSVDPDILILDEVLAVGDFVFRQKCLSKINSMRERMSVIFVSHSMNDVKMFCDKVMVIRNGEAVFNGNTDEGIELYLSSQEQKGTAEPVRPFYGDIFHNEGKISDVTHFWDKEQYRLGEDMIFEFSFRLHFEPKNLIIGIPLYTAEGTLVTAFNTDTSKFHFDNANNVVKGRLRVPCVFNPADYISVIAVVDGREFLYRQLNGGFCVLPQERVFGFVTVGQKWETYE is encoded by the coding sequence GTGAGCAGGGTAACTGTTGTCCGTGCGGAGAACATCGGCAAAGTCTACAGGCTCTATGCAAAACCTTTCGACAGGGTTCTGGAGGTTTTCAGCCCCACAGGAAAACCGAAGCATAAAGAGTTTCATGCGCTGAAAGGCGTTTCGCTGGAACTGAAACGGGGCGAGACTCTGGGGATCATCGGCCGCAACGGCCACGGCAAATCAACACTGCTTAAGATAATAGCGGGTGTCATTCAGCCCACATACGGCACAGTGCACAAGCGGGGCAGGGTGGCGGCCATTCTGGAGGTTACCTCAGGCCTTAAGCCAGAGCTGACCGGAATGGAGAACATCATCCTGAACCTTAAGATAAACGGGTTCACCGGAGATATTCTCAAAGCAAAATCGGACGAGGTCATAGCCTTTGCGGAGTTGAAAGAGCACATCAATCAGCCTGTGAAAACCTACAGCAGCGGCATGAAATCCCGTCTGGGGTTCGGCATCGCCACCTCTGTTGATCCCGATATTCTGATTCTGGACGAGGTGCTTGCGGTGGGGGATTTTGTTTTCCGTCAGAAGTGCCTCTCAAAGATAAATTCCATGCGGGAGCGGATGTCGGTGATATTCGTTTCCCACTCAATGAACGATGTCAAAATGTTCTGCGACAAGGTGATGGTCATCCGCAACGGAGAGGCTGTTTTCAACGGCAACACCGACGAGGGGATAGAGCTTTATCTGAGCAGTCAGGAGCAGAAGGGCACGGCCGAGCCGGTTCGTCCCTTCTATGGCGACATTTTCCACAATGAAGGAAAAATCAGCGACGTTACCCATTTCTGGGATAAAGAACAGTACAGGCTGGGCGAGGACATGATTTTCGAGTTCTCATTCCGTCTGCATTTCGAACCGAAGAACCTGATAATAGGAATCCCGCTGTATACTGCGGAGGGAACCCTTGTCACCGCCTTTAACACGGACACCTCAAAATTCCATTTTGATAACGCAAATAATGTGGTAAAAGGTAGATTAAGGGTACCCTGTGTGTTCAACCCGGCGGATTATATTTCCGTTATCGCCGTTGTTGACGGACGGGAGTTCCTCTACAGACAGCTCAACGGCGGCTTCTGCGTTCTGCCGCAGGAGAGGGTTTTCGGATTTGTTACTGTCGGACAGAAATGGGAGACATATGAGTGA
- a CDS encoding class I SAM-dependent methyltransferase: MSDINFPQFREILLEKDRIPRKLNENAEQQRLLFLEHVRSGKIKTEKVSACQCGSESLEKIAEIDRFGLPFGSLICRDCGLVVTSPRICAESLPEYYDKFYHILNYGHLHVHEQQALFRLWQGSKIFRMVRPFLADVKEISVLEIGAGTGNVLTEVVAEAAKEGITVHASGTEYSTDCIEECRRSGINIVYGDLNTMLEQGGRFDLIILSHVFEHFIDLKDELSKVKKLLNPQGLLYIEVPGLCNIGNIATYNFDFLEYVIHAHMYNFNKTSLTAILALCGFETLTANEKAEAVFRPSETAKAVDASSNYSYIMSYLQGLVFSRTFLREGIENFSTIRANLKDDLATVHRWHDHEKAEAEKFSRWHDAEKERGDIARRWHEGEKKVATELMETLDVYFKTPYTDVRAKMKSYRGIRHIFEKYYKRYFG, translated from the coding sequence ATGAGTGACATCAACTTTCCTCAGTTTCGTGAAATTCTTCTTGAAAAAGACAGGATCCCCAGAAAGCTTAACGAAAACGCCGAACAGCAGCGTCTGCTGTTTCTTGAACATGTCCGCAGCGGGAAAATAAAGACCGAAAAGGTTTCTGCCTGCCAGTGCGGTTCAGAATCCCTTGAAAAAATAGCCGAGATAGACCGTTTCGGTCTGCCATTCGGCTCGCTGATATGCAGGGATTGCGGACTGGTGGTAACCTCGCCCCGAATCTGTGCGGAATCACTCCCAGAATACTACGACAAATTCTATCATATACTTAACTACGGACATCTCCACGTCCATGAACAGCAGGCACTCTTCAGACTGTGGCAGGGCAGCAAGATATTCCGCATGGTGCGCCCGTTTCTGGCTGATGTTAAAGAGATATCGGTGCTTGAGATAGGAGCAGGAACCGGAAACGTTCTGACCGAGGTTGTTGCCGAAGCGGCCAAAGAGGGGATTACGGTTCATGCATCGGGCACGGAATACAGCACCGACTGCATAGAGGAATGCCGCAGATCGGGCATCAACATTGTCTACGGTGACCTGAACACCATGCTTGAGCAGGGCGGCAGGTTCGATCTTATAATTCTCAGCCACGTTTTCGAGCATTTCATCGACCTGAAAGATGAACTTTCTAAAGTAAAAAAACTCCTTAACCCGCAGGGGCTTCTCTATATCGAAGTGCCGGGGTTATGCAACATAGGCAATATTGCCACTTACAATTTCGATTTCCTCGAATATGTTATCCATGCGCACATGTATAACTTCAACAAAACTTCGCTGACTGCGATTCTGGCTTTATGCGGTTTCGAAACACTCACTGCCAACGAAAAGGCCGAGGCGGTTTTCAGACCGTCGGAAACCGCAAAAGCTGTTGATGCGAGTTCAAACTATTCATATATAATGTCATATCTGCAAGGTCTGGTTTTCAGCCGGACGTTTCTCAGAGAAGGAATAGAAAATTTCAGCACCATAAGGGCTAACCTGAAAGATGATCTGGCAACCGTTCACCGCTGGCACGACCACGAAAAAGCCGAGGCCGAGAAATTCTCCCGCTGGCACGATGCAGAGAAGGAGAGGGGCGACATTGCCCGCCGCTGGCACGAGGGAGAAAAGAAAGTTGCAACGGAACTGATGGAGACCCTTGACGTGTACTTCAAAACGCCATATACAGATGTCCGTGCAAAAATGAAGAGCTATCGGGGCATCAGGCACATCTTTGAAAAATACTATAAGAGGTATTTCGGTTGA
- a CDS encoding glycosyltransferase — protein sequence MKLIIYSENDYGCGASIAAFRLAAAAAKTHEVMYVFEKQKNDYSLYKNTGIRPWHLGRSYSLPKKIVYKLARLAAKYTRTEINRNLIFSVFLRQARQFRPDVIHLHNCYFTQKQIALLASEFPVVWTMHDQFALYKYNYKITALDGEEVTYCPVEPWRRHLYNPEDIAGAKDAKIVFTPPSQWLTDLADAVLKGRKKAVKVNNGIPLGSLIHVDKAEACEYVGIDPDKFTLLFLAGTGAWKRKNVDAVIEALKLVPELDLQAVVVGSVAKTDKRDPRLVLKGSVTGTEALSRYYSCADVFCIPSIVDNLPNTVLESFACGTPVLGAKTGGIPEMVIEGRTGWLFDPYDVKGLSDKIKYLCENRAEIKTIEPNCRPFVEKYFAEDVMAANYEKIYKEIAGGK from the coding sequence TTGAAACTCATAATATACAGCGAGAACGACTACGGCTGCGGTGCGTCAATAGCCGCATTCCGTCTCGCCGCTGCGGCGGCAAAGACCCACGAGGTCATGTATGTTTTCGAAAAGCAGAAGAACGACTATTCGCTGTACAAAAACACGGGGATACGCCCGTGGCATCTTGGCAGAAGCTATTCGCTCCCGAAAAAAATTGTGTATAAACTCGCCCGTCTTGCCGCAAAATATACCCGTACCGAGATAAACAGGAATCTCATCTTTTCTGTTTTTCTGAGACAGGCCAGACAGTTCAGGCCGGATGTCATCCATCTGCACAACTGCTATTTCACCCAGAAACAGATAGCTCTGCTTGCTTCCGAGTTTCCGGTGGTGTGGACGATGCACGATCAGTTCGCACTGTATAAATATAACTACAAAATAACCGCTCTGGACGGCGAAGAGGTCACCTATTGCCCTGTTGAGCCGTGGCGCAGACACCTTTATAACCCAGAGGACATCGCAGGGGCTAAAGATGCGAAGATAGTTTTCACTCCCCCTTCGCAGTGGCTTACAGACCTTGCCGATGCTGTGCTCAAGGGGCGCAAAAAGGCTGTTAAGGTGAACAACGGCATCCCGCTCGGCTCACTTATCCATGTGGACAAGGCGGAAGCCTGCGAATATGTCGGCATCGATCCTGATAAATTCACACTGCTGTTTCTGGCGGGAACAGGCGCATGGAAACGCAAGAACGTTGACGCTGTCATAGAGGCTTTGAAACTGGTTCCCGAACTTGATCTTCAGGCGGTTGTGGTGGGCAGTGTGGCAAAGACCGACAAACGTGACCCCAGACTGGTGCTGAAAGGTTCCGTGACAGGAACCGAAGCCCTCAGCAGATATTACAGCTGTGCGGACGTGTTCTGTATCCCTTCAATTGTGGACAATCTGCCCAACACAGTTCTGGAAAGCTTTGCCTGCGGAACTCCCGTTCTGGGGGCAAAAACCGGCGGAATCCCTGAAATGGTCATTGAAGGCCGGACTGGCTGGCTGTTCGATCCGTATGATGTCAAAGGACTTTCAGATAAGATAAAATATCTCTGCGAAAACAGAGCAGAAATAAAAACGATAGAACCCAACTGCCGTCCCTTTGTAGAAAAATATTTTGCAGAGGATGTTATGGCGGCTAACTATGAGAAGATATATAAGGAAATTGCAGGTGGCAAATGA
- a CDS encoding 6-hydroxymethylpterin diphosphokinase MptE-like protein, producing the protein MKELIKNSLPYRAYRKLRSKLIDGYTRPYKDKYDSPAMDLMVETFGYKMAGRGIGLTENHRNILKYQNAHKGKRAFLIGNGPSLNKLDLTLLKDEVTIGVNSIYLNYEKMGFLPTHYVVEDNFVAEDRADEINRLKGTQKWFGNYLRYCLKPDDCTNWLNVRMRYDNYPDFPYFSTNAARQVFTGGSVTYVCMQLAYYFGIRELYLIGFDHHYIIPQEAEVEGLKITSTGDDPNHFHPDYFGKGKRWHDPMVDRMEQGYAKAGKFFERAGGKIRNATAGGKLEVFERVDYFSLFK; encoded by the coding sequence ATGAAAGAACTGATTAAAAATTCCCTTCCCTACAGAGCCTACAGAAAGCTGCGCTCAAAACTTATCGACGGCTACACCAGACCCTATAAGGACAAGTATGACTCGCCCGCAATGGATCTTATGGTGGAGACCTTCGGATACAAGATGGCCGGAAGGGGAATAGGTCTCACAGAGAACCACCGCAATATTCTGAAATATCAGAACGCACACAAGGGCAAAAGGGCTTTCCTTATAGGCAACGGCCCCAGTCTTAACAAACTTGATCTGACACTTTTGAAAGATGAAGTAACTATCGGCGTTAACAGCATATATCTGAACTATGAGAAGATGGGATTTCTGCCTACTCACTATGTCGTCGAGGACAACTTTGTGGCGGAGGACAGGGCGGACGAGATAAACAGGCTGAAAGGAACCCAGAAATGGTTCGGAAACTACCTGCGCTACTGTCTGAAACCCGACGACTGCACAAACTGGCTGAACGTCCGTATGAGATATGACAACTACCCCGATTTCCCCTATTTTTCAACAAATGCCGCACGTCAGGTGTTCACCGGCGGTTCGGTTACATATGTATGTATGCAGCTGGCTTACTACTTTGGAATCCGTGAGCTTTATCTCATAGGTTTCGACCACCACTACATCATTCCGCAGGAGGCGGAGGTTGAGGGGCTTAAGATAACCTCAACTGGGGACGACCCCAACCACTTCCATCCGGACTACTTCGGCAAGGGCAAGAGATGGCACGACCCGATGGTGGACAGAATGGAGCAGGGATATGCCAAAGCGGGCAAGTTCTTCGAACGTGCCGGCGGAAAAATTCGTAATGCTACGGCCGGAGGCAAGCTGGAAGTTTTTGAAAGGGTGGACTACTTCAGCCTTTTCAAATAA
- a CDS encoding phosphatase PAP2 family protein → MKTLIFFLTVFTAFPALAFDNDTAGTSGDVLRILLPAAAYSATVVNNDKEGAKEFLKSFSANIAATYSLKEFIKKDRPDGSGDDSFPSGHASMAFQAASFLQERYGRMYGMPAYALAAYTSWTRLAVDEHDIEDVSVGAALGIASGLIFTSPSGKAVLFPLIGRHTFGLSFSARW, encoded by the coding sequence ATGAAAACACTGATATTTTTTCTGACTGTATTTACTGCCTTTCCGGCTTTAGCTTTCGATAACGACACGGCTGGAACATCAGGCGATGTTCTGCGTATTCTTCTGCCTGCCGCCGCATATTCGGCAACGGTTGTAAACAACGATAAGGAGGGCGCGAAGGAGTTTCTGAAATCTTTTTCAGCCAATATCGCCGCAACCTATTCCCTGAAAGAGTTTATAAAAAAGGACAGACCGGACGGCTCCGGCGACGATTCCTTCCCTTCCGGCCATGCTTCCATGGCTTTCCAGGCGGCGTCTTTCCTTCAGGAGCGATACGGCAGGATGTACGGCATGCCCGCTTATGCTCTGGCCGCATACACCTCATGGACAAGGCTCGCCGTTGACGAACACGACATCGAAGACGTTTCAGTGGGTGCGGCACTGGGTATCGCATCGGGACTTATATTCACATCACCGTCAGGTAAGGCCGTGCTTTTTCCGCTCATCGGCAGGCACACTTTCGGCCTGAGCTTCTCAGCCCGCTGGTGA
- a CDS encoding sensor histidine kinase, producing the protein MTFKVKNSLITMTLLLVGILSLIGVTYHSTRVIIDRTVMNHQQNIAAQAAATTSMWVQQQIKILSSAAKSLGSEPEDNMVQTMNILKMTMEAGDFSDVYIGLADGKMIDGAEWIPPQGYDPRIRPWYMRAQKTETIGFSYPYIDMTTKQMVIALSMPITSGRQIKGVLSADTNLDMLMKNVVNARAARGGYTFVVGQGGTIIMHPDKNLLMRQKVQDADPSLENILKVMKGKESGSFSYAQNGKEYILAYQKVENVDWYLCTTMTRANAYELSGRASMLLATESVLKVLGILVVVTMFGVGGSALVLYLYNRRFVNAMQKQQVQISGMNEDLKWNITRRKELETHYQTLFNVANDAIMVLKSMIFVDCNEKANELFGLSHYGILGNNMLDLSPAHQPDGVRSHEKALKIISEAEKGEQQFFNWNFLRSDGTEFPAEVSLKKLRLNNEQLILLSIRDISKRVNAEQQLRQAQKMAAMGEMVGAIAHQWRQPLNILSTYIASVQSAYYNNMVSREFVDKVVSGADSQIQFMSKTIDDFRHFFKPSKSKEPFDSIEGIESAARLISPNYKDCGIELTIIRPQEKYPLVVSGCRSEFVHVVLNLLANARDAIMEKNQESDEPKDVYIVIEHDDSNVIIKVKDTGCKIAAHIMPKIFNPYFSTKTYASGTGIGLYMSRMIIESEMQGTLTAQNYEHGAVFTITLPKIAKED; encoded by the coding sequence ATGACATTCAAAGTAAAAAATTCGTTAATAACCATGACCCTGCTTCTTGTGGGGATATTAAGCCTTATCGGTGTGACATATCACAGCACAAGGGTGATAATCGACCGCACAGTCATGAACCATCAGCAGAATATCGCCGCACAGGCCGCCGCAACCACCAGCATGTGGGTTCAGCAGCAGATAAAGATCCTGAGCTCTGCGGCAAAATCTCTGGGATCAGAACCGGAAGACAACATGGTTCAGACCATGAATATTCTGAAAATGACCATGGAGGCCGGGGATTTCAGCGATGTTTACATAGGTCTTGCCGACGGCAAGATGATTGACGGTGCGGAGTGGATACCCCCGCAGGGATACGACCCAAGAATCCGCCCTTGGTACATGCGTGCGCAGAAGACGGAAACCATAGGATTTTCATATCCTTACATAGATATGACCACCAAACAGATGGTCATTGCATTATCTATGCCCATCACATCCGGACGTCAAATCAAAGGGGTTCTCAGCGCAGATACCAACCTCGATATGCTTATGAAAAACGTTGTCAACGCAAGGGCAGCCAGAGGCGGCTATACTTTCGTTGTGGGGCAGGGCGGAACCATAATCATGCACCCTGACAAAAATCTGCTTATGCGGCAGAAGGTTCAGGATGCCGATCCCAGCCTTGAGAATATTCTTAAAGTTATGAAGGGCAAGGAGTCCGGCTCTTTTTCATACGCTCAGAACGGTAAGGAATACATCCTTGCTTATCAGAAGGTTGAGAACGTTGACTGGTATCTTTGCACAACTATGACCCGTGCCAACGCCTATGAACTTTCCGGTCGTGCGTCGATGCTTCTGGCTACAGAATCGGTGCTCAAGGTGCTGGGGATTTTGGTGGTTGTTACCATGTTCGGAGTGGGTGGGAGCGCACTGGTTCTCTATCTGTATAACCGCAGGTTTGTCAATGCTATGCAGAAACAGCAGGTGCAGATCTCCGGCATGAACGAAGACCTTAAGTGGAACATTACCCGCAGGAAAGAGCTGGAAACCCACTATCAGACCCTTTTCAACGTGGCCAACGATGCCATAATGGTTCTGAAAAGCATGATATTCGTTGACTGCAATGAGAAGGCAAACGAGCTTTTCGGACTGAGCCACTACGGAATTCTGGGCAACAATATGCTCGATCTGTCCCCCGCACATCAGCCGGACGGGGTGCGCAGTCATGAAAAAGCACTGAAAATAATATCTGAGGCCGAAAAGGGCGAACAGCAGTTTTTTAACTGGAACTTCCTGCGCAGCGACGGAACTGAGTTTCCCGCCGAAGTGAGCCTAAAAAAGCTCAGACTGAACAACGAACAGCTTATTCTTTTGAGCATCAGAGATATATCAAAGCGTGTCAACGCCGAGCAGCAGCTGAGACAGGCGCAGAAGATGGCCGCAATGGGCGAGATGGTGGGAGCCATAGCCCACCAGTGGCGTCAGCCTCTGAACATCCTTTCAACCTATATCGCAAGTGTTCAGTCGGCTTACTATAACAATATGGTGAGCAGGGAGTTTGTTGACAAGGTGGTGAGCGGAGCCGACAGCCAGATTCAGTTCATGTCGAAGACTATTGACGACTTCCGGCACTTCTTCAAACCATCAAAAAGCAAGGAGCCTTTCGACTCCATCGAGGGTATTGAGAGTGCGGCACGCCTTATTTCGCCTAACTATAAAGATTGCGGCATAGAACTGACCATAATCCGCCCGCAGGAGAAATATCCTCTGGTTGTCAGCGGCTGCCGGAGCGAGTTCGTGCATGTGGTGCTGAACCTGCTGGCAAACGCACGGGATGCCATCATGGAGAAAAATCAGGAAAGCGACGAACCGAAGGACGTTTATATAGTTATTGAACATGACGACAGCAATGTTATTATAAAGGTGAAGGATACCGGATGTAAGATTGCGGCGCACATCATGCCGAAGATATTCAATCCGTATTTTTCAACAAAGACCTATGCATCAGGCACGGGAATCGGTCTGTATATGTCCCGAATGATAATCGAGAGCGAAATGCAGGGAACACTGACAGCCCAGAACTATGAACACGGAGCCGTGTTCACAATAACTCTGCCGAAGATAGCAAAAGAGGACTGA
- a CDS encoding sigma-54-dependent transcriptional regulator, which produces MFDLTGLNPSILIVDDEKEELHAYKFLLESMGLKDITILDDSRNVLETLEQLDAPVVFLDLNMPKKSGKEVLKEIKAQMPHVPVIICTANSDLETAVQCLKLGAHDYLVKPISMSTFGSALRNASEIGSLRSELLSLKRIGVETGLKNPENFKSMVTQNSTMEGIFHYIESIAKSGQPVLVLGETGAGKELVAKAIHDSSGLKGEFVAVDVSGLDDSLFSDTLFGHAKGAYTGADSNRPGLVERAAGGTIFLDEIGDLNETSQVKLLRLMQERIYYPLGSDKPKQCQARIVAATNKDLNAMTITGGSFRRDLYYRLSTHLIKLPSLRERKEDIPLLTEYLAEEAAIGMGKPVPVFSPQAMRMLMAHDFPGNIRELKTYIYDAVARCSGDIMEDRFIAERLGELTREQTVQIISGEPLEQIFGHFPTLEEITQYAVTSAMKSANNNQSQAAKLLGISKQALNKRIQKRGR; this is translated from the coding sequence TTGTTTGATCTGACAGGTCTTAATCCATCGATACTTATTGTTGACGACGAGAAAGAGGAACTGCACGCATATAAATTTCTCCTTGAGTCAATGGGACTTAAGGACATAACCATATTGGACGACAGCAGGAATGTTCTGGAAACCCTTGAACAGCTTGACGCTCCCGTTGTTTTTCTCGATCTGAACATGCCGAAAAAGAGCGGAAAAGAGGTTCTGAAAGAGATAAAGGCTCAGATGCCCCATGTTCCGGTGATAATCTGCACTGCAAACAGCGACCTTGAAACAGCAGTGCAATGCCTTAAACTGGGCGCACACGACTATCTGGTAAAACCCATCAGCATGAGCACGTTCGGCTCGGCACTCAGAAACGCCAGCGAGATAGGCTCGCTCCGCTCGGAGCTTCTGTCGCTAAAGCGGATAGGAGTGGAGACCGGACTTAAGAATCCTGAAAATTTCAAGAGCATGGTGACTCAGAACAGTACCATGGAAGGGATCTTTCATTACATAGAATCCATAGCCAAAAGCGGCCAGCCTGTGCTGGTTCTGGGAGAAACGGGAGCGGGAAAGGAACTTGTTGCCAAAGCCATCCATGATTCCAGCGGGCTTAAAGGCGAGTTTGTGGCTGTGGATGTTTCGGGTCTTGACGACTCACTCTTCTCCGACACCCTTTTCGGTCACGCCAAGGGCGCATACACAGGGGCGGATAGCAACCGTCCGGGGCTTGTGGAGCGTGCGGCGGGCGGAACCATCTTTCTGGATGAGATAGGCGATCTGAACGAAACGTCTCAGGTAAAACTGCTCCGGCTGATGCAGGAGCGGATATATTATCCGCTGGGTTCGGACAAACCGAAACAGTGTCAGGCGAGGATAGTGGCCGCCACCAATAAAGACCTGAACGCAATGACGATCACGGGGGGAAGCTTCCGCCGTGACCTTTACTACAGACTCAGCACCCATCTTATAAAACTGCCCTCCCTGCGTGAGCGCAAAGAGGATATTCCGCTTCTGACTGAATATCTTGCGGAGGAAGCCGCCATTGGGATGGGCAAGCCCGTTCCGGTGTTCAGCCCGCAGGCGATGCGTATGCTGATGGCACATGATTTCCCCGGAAACATCAGAGAGCTTAAAACCTATATCTATGATGCGGTTGCAAGATGCAGTGGTGACATCATGGAGGACAGGTTCATTGCGGAGCGTCTGGGTGAGCTGACCCGTGAGCAGACGGTTCAGATAATCTCCGGCGAGCCTCTGGAGCAGATATTCGGTCATTTCCCCACTCTGGAGGAGATAACCCAGTATGCAGTTACATCGGCTATGAAATCCGCCAACAATAACCAGTCGCAGGCGGCAAAACTTCTGGGTATCTCAAAACAGGCTCTTAACAAGCGTATCCAGAAGCGGGGAAGATAG